A genomic stretch from Sphingobacterium sp. ML3W includes:
- a CDS encoding efflux RND transporter permease subunit, with protein MLKKIIKRPVLATVISVLLVILGVVGMLSLPITKFPDIAPPTVMVTAVYPGANAETIARSVAPPIENAINGVENMDYISSTASNDGTLNITVIFKLGTDPDQAAINVQNRVAQVTNQLPAEVIQSGITTLKRQNSMIAMVTLTSKDGTMDDLFLENYSKINVVPELKRIKGVGDAMVYGNKDYAMRVWLDPSKLNTYNLTPGDVSRAIQSQNLEAAPGRFGEQSTEVKEYVMRYKGKFTEPQQYENIVIRAQNDGSVLRLKDVAKVEFAAYSYTVASNYNKKPAVTMAIFQMSGSNANEVQIALQKRMEELEKSFPGTMEYKIPYATKESLDQSIDQVIKTLIEAFILVFIVVFIFLQDFRSTLIPAIAVPVSIVGTFFFMKIFGFSINILTLFALVLAIGIVVDDAIVVVEAVHAKMERRKLNAKAATMSAMGEISGAIVSITLVMSAVFVPVAFMDGSTGLFYQQFALTLAIAIVISAVNALTLSPALCAILLKSHAAHSDENHKATFKERFFTGFNAAFDKLTFRYGKAILIMIKRKWIAFSLLAVFGGLFAWYTMNTPKGFIPDEDQSFIIVTANLAAGTSKDRTTVLMSDTENKLMAHPAVREVISVNGLSLFTGAMSSAAGTFFIRLKAEKERGKVSNLGAVMGELQGILGQDKRANFLVLNTPTVDGFGNSSGMELVLQDRTNAELQKLGNISYGMMGALMQRPEIAMAFTTFDVSYPQYEVVVDEAKAAQLGVAVSDVLGVMQGYYGSIQASDFNRFGKYYRVLVQATAETRTNEQSLQGVFVKNSRQEMIPISTLVRVQPVTGPEVVERFNLFNASNLTVMPAPGYSTGQAMSAIQEVAKQLLPPGYTFDYKGMSREESTATSQTTVIFVLCIVFVYFLLSAQYESYILPFSVLLSIPVGLSGVFMGIGMAGIANNIYVQIAMVMLIGLLAKNGILIVEFSSQRRKAGKSLIAAAVEGAKARLRPILMTSLAFITGIVPLVFVVGPSAMGNHSIGYAAIFGMLVGTVLGIFLTPVLFVVFQYFHERLNGRELDESEWDY; from the coding sequence ATGTTAAAAAAAATAATTAAACGACCAGTATTGGCCACCGTGATTTCTGTCTTATTGGTCATTCTTGGTGTGGTCGGTATGCTCAGCTTACCCATTACCAAATTTCCGGATATTGCACCACCTACTGTTATGGTGACAGCTGTGTATCCGGGAGCAAATGCCGAAACAATTGCACGGTCAGTCGCACCACCCATTGAAAATGCTATCAATGGTGTCGAGAATATGGATTATATTTCATCGACAGCAAGTAATGATGGAACATTAAATATTACCGTAATCTTCAAATTGGGAACAGATCCGGATCAAGCCGCCATCAATGTCCAGAACCGCGTAGCCCAGGTTACCAACCAGTTGCCTGCAGAAGTTATTCAAAGCGGGATCACGACCTTAAAACGTCAAAATAGTATGATCGCGATGGTCACCTTAACCAGCAAAGATGGTACAATGGATGACCTTTTCCTGGAAAACTACAGTAAGATCAACGTAGTACCCGAACTTAAGCGTATCAAAGGAGTAGGGGACGCGATGGTATATGGCAATAAAGATTACGCGATGCGTGTATGGTTGGACCCCAGCAAACTCAATACATATAACTTGACACCTGGTGATGTATCACGTGCCATACAGTCCCAAAACCTGGAAGCCGCTCCCGGTCGGTTCGGTGAACAGAGTACCGAGGTAAAGGAATATGTGATGCGTTATAAAGGGAAATTCACCGAACCTCAGCAATACGAAAATATTGTTATCAGGGCCCAAAATGATGGTTCGGTATTACGACTGAAAGATGTTGCCAAGGTTGAATTTGCGGCTTATAGCTATACCGTAGCATCCAACTATAATAAGAAACCTGCCGTTACCATGGCCATTTTTCAGATGAGTGGATCGAATGCCAATGAGGTGCAAATTGCATTACAAAAGCGAATGGAAGAATTGGAAAAGTCTTTCCCGGGAACCATGGAATATAAGATACCTTATGCAACCAAGGAATCGCTGGATCAGTCAATTGACCAGGTCATCAAAACCTTGATTGAAGCTTTTATTTTGGTATTTATCGTCGTCTTTATCTTTTTACAAGATTTCCGTTCTACCTTAATTCCGGCCATTGCTGTACCTGTATCAATTGTAGGGACATTTTTCTTCATGAAAATATTTGGGTTTTCGATCAATATACTGACGCTTTTCGCCCTTGTCCTCGCAATTGGTATAGTCGTGGATGACGCCATTGTTGTTGTAGAGGCCGTACACGCCAAAATGGAACGACGGAAACTAAATGCCAAAGCGGCTACGATGTCAGCTATGGGGGAAATATCGGGTGCTATTGTTTCGATTACCTTGGTGATGTCTGCTGTGTTTGTACCGGTCGCATTTATGGACGGTTCTACAGGTTTATTTTATCAACAATTTGCGCTGACATTGGCTATCGCGATTGTCATCTCAGCGGTGAATGCCTTGACACTTAGCCCAGCTTTATGTGCAATCCTTTTGAAATCTCATGCAGCCCATTCCGACGAAAATCATAAGGCTACATTCAAGGAGCGCTTTTTCACCGGATTTAATGCCGCTTTTGATAAACTTACGTTTCGCTATGGAAAGGCAATTCTAATCATGATCAAACGCAAGTGGATCGCATTTTCGCTTTTGGCAGTGTTTGGCGGATTGTTTGCCTGGTACACGATGAATACACCAAAAGGCTTTATCCCTGATGAGGATCAGTCATTTATCATTGTTACCGCCAATTTGGCCGCTGGAACATCAAAAGACCGGACAACAGTATTGATGTCAGATACTGAAAACAAGTTAATGGCTCATCCTGCTGTTCGCGAAGTAATCTCCGTGAATGGGTTAAGCCTGTTCACTGGAGCAATGTCATCTGCTGCCGGTACGTTCTTTATTCGCCTGAAAGCTGAAAAAGAAAGAGGCAAAGTGAGTAATCTTGGGGCCGTTATGGGAGAGTTACAGGGGATACTAGGACAAGATAAGCGAGCCAACTTTCTAGTTTTAAATACACCTACGGTAGATGGGTTTGGTAATTCGAGTGGAATGGAACTGGTTCTACAGGACCGAACGAATGCGGAATTACAGAAGCTAGGCAATATATCTTATGGCATGATGGGCGCTTTGATGCAGCGGCCGGAGATTGCTATGGCCTTTACCACATTTGATGTTTCCTACCCCCAATATGAGGTAGTGGTAGATGAAGCGAAGGCAGCACAGCTTGGCGTAGCCGTTAGTGATGTACTCGGCGTTATGCAGGGATACTATGGCAGTATACAGGCTTCGGACTTCAATCGTTTTGGCAAATATTATCGCGTACTGGTTCAGGCTACGGCAGAAACCAGAACCAACGAACAGTCCTTACAAGGGGTTTTCGTGAAAAATAGCCGACAAGAAATGATTCCGATCAGTACGTTGGTGCGGGTTCAACCTGTTACCGGACCCGAGGTTGTAGAGCGGTTCAACCTATTCAACGCGTCAAACCTTACTGTAATGCCGGCTCCGGGGTATAGTACCGGGCAAGCCATGTCAGCCATACAGGAGGTGGCCAAACAGCTGCTTCCACCAGGATATACCTTCGATTATAAGGGCATGAGTCGTGAAGAAAGTACGGCGACATCGCAAACGACAGTCATTTTTGTGCTCTGTATTGTATTTGTTTACTTCTTGTTATCTGCTCAATATGAAAGCTACATATTACCATTTTCCGTATTGCTGTCCATTCCGGTGGGACTTTCGGGGGTATTTATGGGAATTGGTATGGCTGGGATAGCAAACAATATTTATGTACAGATCGCAATGGTGATGCTCATTGGGCTATTGGCAAAAAATGGGATATTGATTGTAGAATTTTCGAGTCAGCGTCGGAAAGCG